In Lacrimispora indolis DSM 755, a genomic segment contains:
- a CDS encoding RrF2 family transcriptional regulator has product MKISTRGRYSLRMMIDLAEHYNDDFIALKDISERQSISKKYLEQIVPFLNRSNLLTTYRGHMGGYKLARHPSKITIGDILLSSEGSLNPVSCMDNDPNVCTRQEDCMTLPIWQGLSEVIADYLNGITLQDILDRRPDSPEYYI; this is encoded by the coding sequence ATGAAAATATCGACTCGCGGCCGTTATTCCCTTCGGATGATGATTGATCTAGCCGAGCATTATAATGATGATTTCATTGCCTTAAAGGATATTTCCGAAAGGCAGAGTATTTCAAAAAAATATCTGGAACAGATCGTTCCCTTTTTAAACCGCAGCAATCTGCTCACTACTTACCGGGGGCACATGGGAGGTTATAAGCTGGCAAGGCATCCTTCCAAAATAACCATTGGGGATATTCTGCTCAGCTCAGAGGGAAGCTTAAATCCTGTCAGCTGCATGGACAATGATCCCAACGTATGTACCAGACAGGAGGACTGTATGACTCTTCCCATCTGGCAGGGACTGTCCGAGGTCATTGCTGACTACTTAAACGGCATTACCCTGCAGGACATTCTTGACAGACGTCCGGATTCCCCTGAATATTATATTTAG
- a CDS encoding PLP-dependent aspartate aminotransferase family protein, producing MISKKRKRGMNMEYGISTKCLYGNGEGVSTDKSGAISFPIYQTATFAHKGIGESTGYDYSRLQNPTREQLEKVVASLENGVDALAFSSGMAAITALMELFQPGDHIITDCDLYGGSIRLFDNISKKNGILISSVDCSAGDLSEFERLVGENTKAIFIETPTNPMMNVIDIERLAEVAKKNHLLLIVDNTFLSPYFQNPLKLGADIVVHSGTKYLGGHNDTIAGFLVTSSAKIAERLRFIIKTVGSGLAPFDSWLILRGIKTLAIRMERGEKNAKRLVEWLYQEKKITKVYYPGLPDHPGYEVCKKQARGFGCMVTFEVETKELAHRILKEVKLIHFAESLGGVETLITYPITQTHADVPKEVLAANGVTDRILRLSVGIEDAEDLIEELERIFYV from the coding sequence ATGATTTCAAAAAAGAGAAAGCGGGGAATGAATATGGAATACGGGATTTCTACAAAGTGTTTATATGGCAATGGGGAAGGTGTTTCCACGGACAAGTCAGGAGCAATCAGCTTTCCCATTTACCAGACAGCCACCTTTGCCCACAAGGGAATCGGAGAGAGTACCGGCTATGATTACAGCCGTTTACAGAACCCGACAAGGGAGCAGTTAGAAAAGGTGGTGGCTTCCCTTGAAAATGGAGTGGATGCCCTGGCTTTTTCCAGCGGAATGGCGGCGATCACGGCTTTGATGGAGCTGTTTCAGCCGGGGGATCATATTATTACTGACTGTGATTTATATGGCGGCAGCATCCGGCTGTTTGATAATATCAGCAAAAAGAACGGGATTCTGATCAGCTCAGTGGACTGTTCCGCCGGAGATTTATCAGAGTTTGAAAGACTTGTAGGGGAAAACACAAAGGCCATATTTATCGAGACTCCAACCAATCCCATGATGAATGTCATAGACATTGAAAGACTGGCAGAGGTGGCGAAAAAGAATCACTTGCTTTTGATCGTTGACAATACCTTTTTGTCCCCTTATTTTCAAAATCCTTTAAAGCTGGGGGCGGATATTGTGGTACACAGCGGGACTAAATACTTAGGCGGACATAATGATACCATTGCAGGCTTTCTGGTCACTTCTTCAGCAAAGATTGCAGAACGGCTGCGGTTTATTATTAAAACAGTAGGCTCCGGCCTGGCTCCCTTTGACAGCTGGCTTATATTAAGAGGAATCAAAACCCTTGCCATCCGCATGGAACGGGGCGAAAAGAACGCCAAGAGGCTTGTGGAATGGCTGTATCAGGAAAAGAAGATCACAAAGGTGTATTACCCCGGACTCCCGGACCATCCCGGATATGAAGTCTGTAAAAAGCAGGCAAGAGGGTTTGGCTGTATGGTCACCTTTGAGGTGGAAACAAAGGAGCTGGCTCACCGGATTTTAAAGGAGGTAAAGCTCATTCACTTTGCGGAAAGCCTGGGCGGGGTGGAAACGCTGATCACTTACCCCATCACCCAGACTCATGCCGATGTGCCAAAAGAGGTTCTTGCTGCCAATGGCGTTACCGACAGAATTTTAAGGCTATCGGTGGGAATTGAAGATGCAGAAGATTTGATAGAGGAATTGGAGCGGATATTTTATGTGTAA
- a CDS encoding MalY/PatB family protein, whose product MCKKTIDFNEIIDRKNTNSIKYDFALRRGKPENLLPLWVADMDFKVSEKILEALHERVEHGIFGYSEVQDEYFEAVQGWLEKRHHWKVESRWLVKTPGVVFALAMAVQAFTDPGDGVMIQKPVYYPFSEVIEDNDRIIVDNTLYLGEDGRYHIDFEDFERKAEQYHIKLFLLCNPHNPVGRVWTREELDRLGEICIRRDIIVVSDEIHQDFVFKGEHLVFADLSEELKNRTITCTSPSKTFNLAGLQISNIFIANQQLRRRFRRQVGAAGYSQLNTLGLTACEAAYRYGEDWHDQLMEYLRANISYVREFLKERIPAIQFIEPEGTYLVWLDFRELGLTEGEREDLIVKKAGLWLDSGAMFGPAGEGFERINIACPRSIVKQAMESLERAVKGL is encoded by the coding sequence ATGTGTAAGAAAACGATCGATTTTAATGAAATCATTGACCGTAAAAATACAAACAGTATTAAGTATGATTTTGCCCTGCGGAGAGGAAAGCCGGAAAACCTGCTTCCCCTTTGGGTGGCGGATATGGATTTTAAGGTAAGCGAAAAAATTCTGGAAGCCCTTCACGAGAGAGTGGAGCATGGGATCTTCGGCTACAGTGAGGTCCAGGATGAATACTTTGAGGCAGTCCAGGGCTGGCTGGAAAAAAGGCATCATTGGAAGGTGGAAAGCAGATGGCTGGTCAAAACGCCTGGGGTCGTATTCGCCTTAGCCATGGCGGTCCAGGCTTTTACAGATCCAGGAGACGGAGTCATGATCCAGAAGCCTGTGTACTATCCTTTCAGCGAAGTCATTGAAGATAATGACAGGATTATTGTGGACAATACCCTGTATCTTGGAGAAGACGGCAGGTATCATATAGATTTTGAAGATTTTGAACGAAAAGCGGAGCAATATCATATAAAATTATTTTTATTGTGCAATCCCCATAATCCGGTAGGAAGAGTCTGGACCAGAGAAGAACTGGATCGGCTGGGGGAGATCTGCATCCGCAGAGACATCATCGTGGTCAGCGATGAGATCCACCAGGATTTTGTGTTTAAGGGAGAACACCTGGTATTTGCAGACTTAAGCGAAGAGCTGAAAAACAGGACCATTACCTGTACCTCCCCCAGTAAGACCTTTAATCTGGCTGGCTTACAGATTTCCAACATCTTTATTGCCAATCAGCAGTTGAGACGGAGATTTCGCAGACAGGTGGGAGCAGCCGGATACAGCCAGCTTAACACCCTGGGCCTGACCGCATGCGAGGCAGCATACCGCTATGGAGAGGACTGGCATGATCAGCTCATGGAGTACTTAAGGGCGAACATTTCTTATGTGCGGGAGTTTTTAAAGGAAAGAATACCAGCCATTCAATTCATAGAACCGGAAGGCACTTACCTGGTGTGGCTGGATTTCCGGGAGCTGGGATTAACGGAAGGAGAAAGGGAAGACCTGATCGTAAAGAAGGCAGGCCTCTGGCTGGACAGCGGCGCCATGTTCGGTCCGGCAGGAGAGGGATTTGAAAGGATCAACATCGCATGTCCCCGGTCCATTGTGAAACAGGCTATGGAGAGCCTGGAACGGGCCGTAAAGGGGTTGTAA
- a CDS encoding rubrerythrin family protein, with protein MVTLKDSMTKENLLKAFAGECQAWRRYEFAASQSKNQNLQVLYWLFHYTGSQEKEHAEIFYNHLREFHGQEIFISADYPIDNSNNILELLQLSAKHEAAEHDTIYKSFGDKAKEEGFSHIANSFYMIAEIEQVHSQRFAQYAQLVENNKLFENDTPTEYICLNCGHVHKGAKAPQVCPVCSHNQGFFVRREDSPFGK; from the coding sequence ATGGTCACACTAAAAGACAGCATGACAAAAGAGAACCTTTTAAAAGCTTTTGCAGGAGAATGCCAGGCCTGGCGGCGTTATGAATTTGCCGCATCCCAGTCAAAGAACCAGAATCTTCAGGTTTTATACTGGCTTTTCCATTATACAGGAAGCCAGGAAAAGGAACATGCTGAAATATTCTATAACCACTTAAGAGAGTTCCATGGACAGGAAATCTTCATAAGCGCCGATTATCCAATTGACAATTCCAATAACATTCTGGAGCTTTTGCAGCTTTCCGCCAAGCATGAGGCTGCTGAGCATGATACGATTTACAAATCCTTTGGTGACAAAGCCAAGGAGGAGGGATTTTCCCATATTGCAAATTCTTTTTATATGATCGCTGAGATTGAGCAGGTGCACAGCCAGCGTTTTGCCCAGTATGCCCAGCTGGTTGAAAACAACAAGCTGTTTGAAAACGATACGCCCACGGAATATATCTGCTTAAACTGCGGCCACGTCCACAAAGGTGCCAAGGCTCCTCAGGTCTGTCCGGTCTGCAGCCATAACCAGGGATTTTTTGTCCGCCGGGAAGACTCACCCTTTGGAAAATAA
- the cysK gene encoding cysteine synthase A produces the protein MGTIKESAVELIGGTPILKLNRYSAKEGIEGVTLLAKLEYLNPAGSVKDRIALAMIEDAEEKGILKPGATIIEPTSGNTGIGLAAVAAAKGYRTILTLPDTMSVERRNLLKAYGAELELTEGAKGMKGAIEKAEELKASIPGSFILGQFVNPANPKVHKETTGPEIWEQTDGDVDIFVAGVGTGGTITGVGEYLKGKKPDVRIVAVEPASSPVLSGGKPGPHKIQGIGAGFVPEVLDTGIYDEIITIENEEAFKEGKAFAVSEGILVGISSGAALKAAKQLAEKPENKGKTIVVLLPDSGDRYLSTPLFS, from the coding sequence ATGGGAACAATTAAAGAAAGTGCAGTGGAGCTCATTGGCGGAACACCTATACTTAAATTAAACAGATACAGTGCAAAGGAAGGAATTGAGGGTGTCACCCTTTTGGCGAAGCTGGAATACTTAAATCCGGCCGGTTCCGTAAAAGACAGGATTGCTCTTGCCATGATCGAGGATGCAGAGGAAAAAGGCATATTAAAGCCTGGAGCAACCATCATTGAACCCACATCAGGAAATACCGGGATCGGTTTGGCAGCTGTTGCGGCAGCCAAGGGCTACAGGACCATTCTTACACTTCCGGATACCATGAGCGTGGAGCGGAGAAACTTATTAAAAGCCTATGGAGCAGAGCTGGAACTGACTGAGGGAGCAAAGGGCATGAAGGGCGCCATTGAAAAAGCCGAGGAGCTGAAAGCCAGCATACCTGGTTCCTTCATTCTTGGACAGTTTGTAAACCCGGCCAATCCAAAAGTGCACAAGGAAACCACCGGTCCTGAGATCTGGGAACAGACAGACGGAGATGTGGATATCTTTGTTGCAGGCGTAGGTACAGGCGGAACCATCACAGGTGTGGGTGAATATTTAAAGGGAAAGAAACCGGATGTCAGAATCGTAGCCGTAGAGCCGGCAAGCAGCCCGGTGCTTTCCGGAGGAAAGCCAGGTCCTCACAAAATCCAGGGAATCGGCGCAGGCTTTGTTCCTGAAGTGCTGGATACCGGAATTTACGATGAAATCATTACCATTGAAAACGAGGAAGCATTTAAGGAAGGAAAGGCATTTGCAGTATCAGAAGGAATTCTGGTAGGGATATCTTCCGGCGCTGCATTAAAGGCAGCAAAACAGCTGGCAGAAAAACCGGAAAACAAGGGAAAAACCATTGTGGTCCTGCTTCCTGACTCCGGTGACCGGTATCTGTCTACTCCCTTATTCTCATGA
- a CDS encoding glutathione S-transferase family protein — protein sequence MAIEEKFGKVATTEDTHEVSETGAFVRQDNHFITPFGPGAGELPVEAGRYRLIWTPLCPWATRQIIALKLLGLEDTISAGKVSPVRTDNGWEFSLDEGGVDPVLKIRYLPEIYAATDPEYEGRATVPTVVDLKTGKVVNNDYHRLTNYWETVWKPFHKPGAPDLYPEDLRKEIDELNVILFHEVNNGVYKAGFAQSQKEYEAAYDVLFQRLDWLEERLSKGRYLFGDRLTDSDIRLYVTLARFDVAYYFSHKTNRNRIADFDNLWNYAKDLYTIPAFKEATDFDAIKRGYLLGNHGHNPYNILPLGPDVSIWDEPNNRDEKFGKKKAEY from the coding sequence ATGGCAATAGAAGAGAAATTCGGAAAGGTAGCCACCACAGAAGATACCCATGAAGTATCGGAAACAGGCGCTTTTGTAAGGCAGGATAATCATTTTATCACGCCCTTTGGACCGGGAGCAGGAGAGCTTCCTGTGGAAGCAGGGAGATACCGGCTCATATGGACGCCTCTTTGCCCATGGGCCACAAGGCAGATCATAGCCCTTAAGCTTTTAGGGCTGGAAGATACGATCAGCGCCGGCAAGGTAAGCCCCGTAAGAACTGACAACGGCTGGGAATTCTCCCTTGATGAGGGCGGTGTTGATCCTGTTCTTAAAATCCGTTATCTTCCGGAGATCTATGCAGCTACTGACCCGGAATATGAAGGAAGGGCAACCGTTCCCACTGTGGTGGATTTAAAAACAGGGAAGGTGGTCAACAACGATTACCACCGTTTGACAAATTACTGGGAAACCGTTTGGAAGCCATTCCACAAGCCGGGAGCGCCGGATTTGTATCCCGAGGACTTAAGGAAGGAAATCGACGAGCTGAATGTGATTTTATTCCACGAGGTAAATAACGGAGTCTACAAGGCAGGTTTTGCCCAGTCCCAGAAAGAATATGAAGCTGCCTATGATGTGCTGTTTCAAAGGCTTGACTGGCTGGAAGAGCGTCTTTCAAAGGGAAGATATTTATTTGGAGACCGGCTCACCGATTCTGATATCCGGTTATACGTGACCCTTGCCAGGTTTGATGTGGCCTACTATTTCAGCCATAAGACAAACAGGAACCGCATTGCGGATTTTGACAATCTGTGGAATTATGCAAAGGATTTGTATACGATTCCGGCATTTAAAGAAGCCACGGATTTTGACGCAATCAAAAGGGGATATCTCCTGGGAAACCATGGACATAACCCATACAACATTCTTCCCCTGGGACCGGATGTTTCCATTTGGGATGAACCGAATAACAGGGACGAAAAATTCGGAAAGAAAAAAGCGGAGTATTGA
- a CDS encoding amidohydrolase, whose protein sequence is MSHSTFYHQITETFYWFHQNPELSFEEYETTRRIREFLEYHKVHILDLDLKTGLAAEIQGANSGPVIALRCDIDALPVQEETGLPYASSIAGKMHACGHDFHTAVMLYVAKELQEGREHLHGRVKILFQPAEESSVGALEVIKTGVLDDVDVIYGLHTDITLPVGTVGIVSGSITAAVDRFTVKLTGKGTHAAHPQDGIDPVLTASQIVTLAQSIVSRNIDPFSQGLISITRVTAGNTWNVIPQTAELEGTIRTMGRHNRRLIEERFRTLVQHVALSQGAAAEIDWLAGPPATNNVQSLEPVAAAVAKEQGLKVKTPSPSLGGEDFAFYQEKVPGFFIRIGTGESCPNHHPKFQVDTNALEPAVDYFAALAQKTLLAIKNGELIPAKEENSDD, encoded by the coding sequence ATGTCCCATTCTACGTTTTATCACCAGATTACAGAGACGTTTTATTGGTTTCACCAAAACCCTGAGCTCTCTTTTGAAGAATACGAGACAACTCGCCGGATCCGTGAGTTTTTGGAATATCACAAGGTACATATCCTGGACCTGGATTTAAAAACAGGTTTGGCAGCAGAAATCCAAGGCGCAAACAGCGGGCCGGTCATAGCCCTGCGCTGCGATATTGACGCTCTTCCCGTGCAGGAAGAAACCGGATTGCCTTATGCCTCTTCCATAGCGGGAAAAATGCACGCCTGCGGCCACGACTTTCATACCGCAGTGATGCTGTATGTGGCAAAAGAATTGCAGGAGGGGCGGGAGCATTTGCACGGAAGGGTAAAAATCCTGTTTCAGCCTGCAGAGGAATCCTCTGTCGGCGCCCTGGAAGTGATCAAAACAGGAGTGCTTGATGATGTTGACGTGATTTACGGCCTGCATACCGATATCACTCTCCCTGTAGGAACAGTAGGAATTGTATCCGGAAGCATCACCGCCGCTGTTGACAGATTTACGGTTAAGCTTACTGGAAAAGGCACTCATGCGGCTCATCCTCAGGACGGAATTGATCCGGTACTTACCGCCTCACAAATTGTGACCCTTGCCCAAAGCATTGTCAGCCGGAATATTGATCCATTTTCCCAGGGGCTGATCAGCATAACCCGGGTCACTGCAGGAAATACGTGGAATGTGATTCCCCAGACAGCGGAGCTTGAAGGGACCATACGCACCATGGGCAGACATAACCGCCGGCTGATTGAAGAGCGCTTTCGCACCCTGGTTCAGCATGTTGCCCTGTCCCAGGGTGCTGCAGCAGAAATTGACTGGCTTGCAGGGCCGCCTGCTACAAATAACGTCCAAAGCCTTGAACCTGTGGCCGCTGCTGTTGCAAAAGAACAGGGCTTAAAGGTCAAAACACCTTCGCCGTCTCTCGGCGGAGAAGACTTTGCCTTTTACCAGGAAAAAGTCCCAGGCTTTTTCATCCGTATAGGTACGGGAGAGTCCTGCCCCAATCACCACCCGAAGTTTCAGGTTGACACTAACGCATTGGAACCGGCAGTTGATTATTTTGCGGCGCTGGCACAAAAGACTCTTTTAGCCATAAAAAACGGTGAATTGATTCCTGCAAAGGAGGAGAACTCCGATGATTGA
- a CDS encoding methionine ABC transporter ATP-binding protein encodes MIEIQNVSKRFDSASGEVDALRQVSLTVEKGDIFGVVGFSGAGKSTLVRLVNLLERPSEGRVLVDGIDITTLSKQDLRKLRKNIGMIFQQFNLLQSKSVFQNIAAPLVLNKVPKKEIEKRVNELLQFVELEDKIYTNVSRLSGGQKQRVGIARALATNPSILLCDEATSALDPKTTDSILELLKKINRELNVTILLITHEMNVICDVCNKVAVMDNGRVLEQGTVLQVFGNPQHKITRSFVKTVINDSIPESLVREIRNDQRENRIFRLRFQGKTAGKPLLYRISAEYHMENSILFATVCELQGIVFSVMIVQVFGSREKVDEVQKFIEDSGVYGEVLTLTGEQEENND; translated from the coding sequence ATGATTGAAATTCAAAACGTAAGCAAGCGGTTTGATTCTGCATCCGGTGAAGTTGATGCCTTGCGTCAGGTCAGCCTTACGGTTGAAAAGGGTGATATTTTCGGAGTGGTGGGATTCAGCGGGGCAGGCAAATCAACCCTGGTACGGCTGGTAAACTTACTGGAGCGTCCGTCAGAGGGGAGGGTGCTGGTAGATGGCATAGACATCACCACCTTATCCAAACAGGATTTGCGCAAGCTGAGAAAAAACATTGGAATGATTTTTCAGCAGTTTAATCTGCTGCAGTCCAAATCTGTTTTCCAGAATATAGCGGCGCCTCTGGTATTAAACAAAGTGCCAAAAAAAGAAATCGAGAAACGGGTAAATGAGCTTTTGCAGTTTGTTGAGCTTGAAGATAAAATCTATACCAATGTGTCAAGGCTTTCCGGCGGCCAAAAGCAAAGGGTGGGCATAGCCCGGGCCCTTGCCACCAATCCCAGCATCCTGCTTTGTGACGAGGCAACAAGTGCTTTGGATCCAAAGACCACTGACTCGATTTTAGAACTTTTAAAAAAGATAAACAGAGAGCTGAACGTGACCATTCTCCTGATTACCCACGAAATGAACGTCATATGTGATGTTTGCAACAAGGTTGCGGTCATGGATAACGGAAGGGTTCTGGAGCAGGGGACCGTGCTTCAGGTATTCGGCAATCCCCAGCATAAAATTACCAGGAGTTTTGTAAAAACCGTGATTAACGACAGCATACCGGAAAGCCTGGTCAGGGAAATACGGAACGATCAGAGAGAAAACCGGATTTTCCGCCTTCGCTTTCAGGGAAAGACTGCCGGAAAACCGCTGCTTTACCGCATAAGTGCGGAATATCACATGGAAAACAGTATTTTATTTGCCACGGTTTGTGAACTTCAGGGAATCGTGTTCAGCGTCATGATTGTGCAGGTGTTCGGCTCAAGGGAAAAGGTTGATGAGGTGCAGAAGTTTATTGAAGATTCCGGAGTCTATGGGGAAGTCTTGACCTTAACCGGGGAACAGGAGGAGAACAATGATTGA
- a CDS encoding methionine ABC transporter permease, producing the protein MIEQYLGITGEQMAIAAGQTVYMLFWGLLLGSLLGIPLGILLTITRKGGILQNKAVYNLINYTINIVRSVPYIILLVAIMPLTKIIVGTRIGTQAALVSLVFYITPFLSRLIESSLLEVDKGIIEAAEAMGAAPVQVIWHFLLPEAMGSLILSLTTGTIGLLGATAMAGAIGGGGVGNLALTYGYQQFNTPLMIATVIVLIVFVQLIQGFGNYLSKRVRTRK; encoded by the coding sequence ATGATTGAGCAATATTTAGGCATTACCGGAGAGCAGATGGCAATTGCCGCAGGCCAGACCGTTTATATGCTGTTCTGGGGGCTGCTGCTTGGGTCGCTTCTTGGAATTCCTCTTGGCATTTTGCTTACCATTACACGTAAAGGCGGTATTCTGCAGAATAAAGCAGTCTATAACCTGATCAATTATACCATCAACATTGTTCGCTCAGTTCCTTATATCATTCTGCTGGTGGCAATTATGCCTTTAACAAAAATCATAGTCGGTACCCGTATCGGCACTCAGGCCGCCCTGGTTTCCCTGGTGTTTTATATTACACCCTTTCTATCCCGTTTAATAGAAAGCTCCCTGCTTGAGGTTGACAAAGGGATCATCGAAGCAGCAGAAGCGATGGGGGCCGCCCCCGTGCAGGTGATCTGGCACTTCTTATTGCCGGAAGCAATGGGATCCTTAATTTTGTCCCTGACCACCGGTACCATTGGCCTTCTTGGAGCCACTGCCATGGCAGGCGCCATTGGCGGCGGAGGTGTGGGAAATCTGGCATTAACCTATGGTTATCAGCAGTTTAATACCCCCTTGATGATTGCAACCGTAATCGTGCTGATCGTGTTCGTTCAGCTGATTCAGGGGTTTGGAAATTATTTATCAAAACGTGTGAGAACACGTAAATAG
- a CDS encoding MetQ/NlpA family ABC transporter substrate-binding protein, translated as MKKFGLSVIAALLAVAVAGCSANTGSKVGQDKTTLKYGKAAGPYTVLFEEAVKPILEKQGYKLEVVDFSDLLQNDTALNEGEIDFNVEQHTAYADNFNKNQNGNLVPISPIPTVPAGLFSANHTSLETIADGATIAVPNDASNTARAYALLQKAGWIKLNPDVPLEKVKQSDVVENKYNIKFVEMDSLNIPPALDDFDFAVITGSIVYNAGIDPSTAILQEDILDHLILQVVVKEENKDTKWAKDIVAAYHSDEFKEYMKENNTGLWFVPQELQ; from the coding sequence ATGAAAAAATTTGGATTATCTGTTATCGCTGCCTTGCTTGCCGTCGCCGTTGCAGGCTGCTCCGCCAACACCGGAAGCAAGGTCGGTCAGGACAAAACAACATTGAAATACGGTAAGGCGGCAGGACCGTATACCGTACTGTTTGAAGAGGCGGTAAAGCCTATTTTGGAGAAGCAGGGATATAAACTGGAAGTGGTGGATTTTTCCGACCTTTTACAAAACGACACAGCTTTAAATGAAGGTGAAATTGATTTTAACGTGGAGCAGCACACCGCCTATGCGGATAATTTCAACAAAAACCAAAACGGAAACCTTGTTCCCATTTCCCCCATACCCACCGTTCCAGCCGGATTGTTCTCCGCAAATCACACATCTTTGGAGACAATAGCCGATGGTGCCACGATTGCAGTACCAAATGATGCATCCAATACGGCACGTGCTTATGCGCTTTTGCAAAAAGCCGGCTGGATTAAGCTCAATCCGGATGTTCCTCTTGAAAAGGTAAAGCAATCGGATGTTGTGGAAAACAAGTACAACATCAAATTTGTGGAAATGGATTCGTTAAACATTCCTCCTGCTTTGGATGATTTTGACTTTGCAGTTATTACAGGAAGCATTGTTTATAATGCAGGCATTGACCCTTCCACCGCCATTTTACAGGAAGATATTCTGGATCATCTGATTTTACAGGTGGTTGTAAAGGAAGAAAACAAAGATACAAAATGGGCAAAGGATATTGTGGCAGCTTATCATTCCGACGAATTTAAAGAGTATATGAAAGAGAACAACACAGGCTTGTGGTTTGTTCCCCAGGAATTGCAGTAA
- a CDS encoding transporter substrate-binding domain-containing protein, with protein sequence MKKNIAGKSIAGVLMAVAVLGALTGCKGTANGAAAETAGETAKTESTAETAKQEESSEAAGTADSAEPVVVHAATGGSPKPFTFVDSSNQLTGHNIELIKAVFDRLPQYKLEIEVTDFPSIFAGLDSDRYQIGVNNFAKNEKRKEKYLFTDPIFANEYVAIFAKGSDKAAGIETWADLAGLKTISQAGINITTALENYNSANPSSPITIEYSDEDLVLQIQDVEGGKYDFVLMDKPMFEYYQKEFNFNVDGVSISNTLSKDLMEEPFSYLIVSKGNDTLTEDINKALKEVIQDGTSKEINLKWFGSDYSPSY encoded by the coding sequence ATGAAGAAAAATATTGCAGGCAAATCAATTGCAGGAGTGCTTATGGCAGTGGCCGTATTAGGAGCGCTGACCGGATGCAAGGGCACCGCCAATGGGGCGGCTGCAGAAACAGCCGGTGAAACAGCAAAAACGGAAAGTACGGCTGAAACGGCAAAGCAGGAGGAGAGCAGTGAGGCTGCGGGAACGGCTGACTCGGCTGAACCGGTGGTGGTTCATGCGGCAACAGGCGGTTCTCCAAAGCCCTTTACCTTTGTGGACAGCAGCAACCAGCTGACCGGTCACAACATTGAACTGATCAAAGCTGTTTTCGACCGGCTTCCCCAATATAAACTAGAGATTGAAGTTACCGATTTCCCATCTATTTTTGCAGGTCTGGATTCCGACCGGTACCAGATCGGTGTGAACAATTTTGCCAAAAATGAGAAGCGGAAAGAAAAGTATTTATTCACTGACCCCATTTTTGCCAATGAATATGTTGCCATCTTTGCAAAGGGCAGTGACAAAGCAGCTGGTATTGAGACATGGGCTGACCTTGCAGGCTTAAAGACCATCTCCCAGGCAGGGATCAATATTACCACAGCCCTGGAAAACTATAACTCCGCCAATCCTTCAAGCCCCATAACAATCGAATACAGCGATGAGGACCTTGTATTGCAGATCCAGGATGTGGAAGGCGGAAAATATGATTTCGTGTTAATGGATAAACCAATGTTCGAGTATTATCAGAAAGAATTTAATTTTAATGTGGACGGAGTTTCCATCAGCAACACACTTTCAAAGGACTTGATGGAAGAACCCTTCAGTTATCTGATCGTCAGCAAGGGAAATGATACGCTGACAGAAGATATTAACAAGGCTTTAAAAGAAGTGATTCAGGATGGAACCTCAAAGGAAATCAACTTAAAGTGGTTTGGATCCGATTATTCCCCATCTTATTAA